The Sphingobium aromaticiconvertens genome has a segment encoding these proteins:
- a CDS encoding 3-keto-5-aminohexanoate cleavage protein encodes MAKRKVIISCAITGAIHTPSMSPHLPVTAEEIAESAVGAAEAGAAIIHLHARNPVDGRPDQNPDLFEPFLKVIKQRSDAVLNLTTGGHPSMTIQERIRPAQTFAPEVASLNMGTMGFGLFPMLDRFKSFKHEWEPAALEASRDLVFKNTYTDIEHLLTTLSPLGTRFEFECYDTSHLYNLKYFLDRGLVKAPLFIQTCFGILGGIGSHPDDIMHMKRTADRLFGDQYEWSVLGAGARQMSIVAMAASMGGNVRVGLEDSLWGGPGRLAETNAEQVRTARQIIEGMGLEVATPDEARAMLDLKGADRTNI; translated from the coding sequence ATGGCCAAACGTAAAGTCATCATCAGCTGCGCCATCACCGGCGCTATCCATACCCCGTCCATGTCGCCGCATCTGCCGGTCACTGCGGAAGAAATTGCCGAATCCGCAGTGGGTGCGGCTGAAGCAGGCGCGGCCATCATCCATCTTCACGCCCGCAATCCGGTCGATGGACGGCCCGACCAGAATCCGGACTTGTTCGAGCCTTTTCTCAAGGTCATAAAGCAGCGCAGCGACGCGGTGCTCAACCTCACCACCGGGGGGCATCCCTCGATGACGATACAGGAACGCATCCGTCCAGCGCAGACCTTCGCGCCAGAGGTTGCCAGTCTCAACATGGGGACGATGGGCTTTGGCCTCTTTCCGATGCTCGACCGGTTCAAGAGTTTCAAGCATGAATGGGAACCGGCTGCACTGGAAGCGTCGCGCGACCTAGTGTTCAAGAACACCTATACGGATATCGAGCATCTGCTCACAACGCTTTCGCCGCTCGGCACCCGGTTCGAATTCGAGTGTTACGACACCAGCCATCTCTACAACCTCAAATATTTTCTCGATCGCGGGCTGGTGAAGGCGCCGCTCTTCATCCAGACCTGCTTTGGCATCCTGGGTGGCATCGGCAGCCACCCCGATGACATCATGCACATGAAACGGACTGCCGACCGGCTGTTTGGCGACCAGTATGAATGGTCCGTCCTGGGGGCGGGCGCGCGCCAGATGAGCATCGTTGCCATGGCTGCGTCGATGGGGGGTAATGTGCGGGTAGGGCTGGAGGATTCGCTTTGGGGCGGTCCAGGTCGACTGGCCGAGACGAATGCCGAACAGGTGCGCACGGCGCGGCAAATCATCGAAGGCATGGGCCTGGAAGTAGCGACGCCAGACGAGGCGCGTGCCATGCTCGACCTCAAAGGCGCGGATCGGACGAACATCTGA
- a CDS encoding LuxR C-terminal-related transcriptional regulator, which yields MAVVPTIVLPPRMTSTLIERPALAALTDKVAGSRMTIVSAPAGSGKTTAMLFWADRFRVQGRPVIWLAARAGIHDKTSFLLALKAGGVAAGMAWKDLDGDTKDDVWLQTLSTLVEPKLVIVIDDAQLLGQPILDFVAQLSSSARDALTMIVAARGSVGLPLARMRALGFLTEVGTNDLSFTLSEATQLVTMSVGAPIDSQNLQDIVRDTQGWVSGIVIACDLYRRGGHGLGNLRLTGLRPEFAEYFHEEVLGQQTEEVRRFLVDTSILDELTPSACAAVTGDENARAMLDHVFREGLFLNAIDQEHSRYAYHRLFREMVLGRLMDRAPARAAMMHCRASDYFASIEQPIMAIEHARLSGDQSFLARQLDRLAEQLTYSGYLYRVDELGAKLPWAVLAQYPYLLLALAWRRIRQLSFAAADRLIAAARAVYDAQSESGGLSVHDAGQLDLMIRHRMVMLAAARDDMVKVEADAEPLLLEMAESHAYLSCTLLAQLMSARRELYHFQDMLKLEAETRRALSRPGSDFASIALKASVAPTLMAQGKTQLAQRFLNEAFALAKGIQGDGSGLAALPALPLAELLYDAGDLDSAAELVERHLPVVRQWGFADQMASGYLVNARLRAARGDLPGALLTLNDAHLVAIECGLDRMRAFIVAEEVRLLVRAGQIEDAERHFLAGDPQMDGEPIPTLRPTRRNESIAIAWLRIEMQRHRLIRARKVAYRWLEFVKRAGAVRSAVTFELLLAEIAVLQGNRSEARRAVRAAVEMAEPAGWVRTFIDEGEVISSLLTEAYSHGPELETPADRFAVRLVSMMRSAPQIESDEDDEDDFGLSGRLANREVDILTMVSGGLRNREIGDRLGLTEGTVKWYMQQIYDKLGVRRRPQAVLRARQLGILP from the coding sequence ATGGCCGTAGTCCCTACTATCGTCCTACCACCTCGTATGACGTCAACGCTGATCGAGCGTCCCGCCCTGGCTGCGCTGACAGACAAGGTTGCAGGATCGCGCATGACGATCGTGTCAGCGCCGGCCGGGAGCGGGAAGACGACGGCGATGTTGTTTTGGGCCGATCGGTTCCGGGTGCAGGGGCGCCCCGTGATCTGGCTCGCGGCGCGTGCGGGGATACATGACAAGACATCCTTCCTGCTCGCGCTCAAGGCCGGCGGCGTCGCGGCGGGTATGGCCTGGAAGGATCTGGATGGCGACACAAAGGATGATGTCTGGCTCCAGACGCTCTCGACGCTTGTCGAGCCGAAGCTTGTCATTGTCATTGACGACGCGCAGTTGCTGGGTCAGCCGATCCTCGACTTCGTCGCCCAGCTTTCGTCGAGCGCGCGCGATGCCCTCACTATGATCGTTGCCGCAAGGGGTTCGGTGGGCCTGCCGCTTGCGCGGATGCGGGCACTCGGCTTTCTGACCGAGGTCGGTACCAATGACCTGTCCTTCACTCTGTCCGAAGCCACACAACTTGTGACCATGAGTGTCGGAGCACCGATCGATTCGCAAAATTTGCAGGATATTGTTCGCGACACACAGGGTTGGGTGTCTGGAATTGTCATTGCGTGCGACCTTTATCGGCGCGGGGGGCACGGCTTGGGCAACCTCCGGCTTACGGGCTTGAGGCCGGAATTTGCGGAGTATTTTCACGAAGAGGTTTTGGGGCAGCAGACGGAAGAGGTGCGCCGCTTTCTCGTCGACACATCGATTCTCGACGAACTCACGCCATCTGCCTGCGCAGCCGTCACCGGAGACGAGAATGCGCGCGCCATGCTGGATCATGTGTTTCGCGAAGGTCTGTTCCTCAACGCGATCGACCAGGAGCATAGCCGTTACGCCTACCACCGCTTGTTTCGCGAAATGGTTCTGGGGCGGCTTATGGACCGCGCGCCCGCGCGCGCCGCGATGATGCATTGCCGCGCAAGCGACTATTTTGCATCGATCGAGCAGCCCATCATGGCCATTGAACATGCGCGCCTGAGCGGTGACCAGTCGTTCCTGGCGCGGCAGCTTGATCGTTTGGCGGAACAACTGACCTATTCCGGCTATCTGTACCGGGTCGATGAACTGGGCGCGAAATTACCCTGGGCCGTCCTTGCACAATATCCCTATCTGCTGCTGGCACTGGCATGGCGGCGTATACGCCAGCTTTCCTTTGCCGCAGCAGACCGGCTGATTGCGGCGGCACGCGCGGTGTACGACGCTCAAAGCGAAAGTGGTGGCCTTTCGGTACATGATGCCGGGCAACTGGATTTGATGATTCGTCATCGAATGGTCATGCTGGCAGCCGCACGCGACGACATGGTGAAGGTCGAGGCTGATGCAGAGCCTCTATTATTGGAGATGGCCGAAAGTCATGCTTATCTGAGCTGCACCTTGCTGGCACAGCTTATGTCTGCCCGGCGGGAGCTGTATCATTTCCAGGATATGCTGAAGTTGGAAGCGGAAACCCGGCGCGCGCTTTCTCGCCCGGGATCGGACTTCGCGTCCATTGCGCTCAAGGCGTCCGTTGCGCCCACATTGATGGCACAGGGCAAGACCCAGTTGGCCCAGCGTTTCCTCAACGAAGCCTTCGCCCTCGCGAAGGGCATCCAAGGAGACGGATCGGGCTTGGCAGCCCTGCCGGCGCTGCCGCTGGCCGAACTTCTTTATGATGCTGGCGACCTGGATAGCGCCGCGGAACTGGTGGAGCGGCATCTGCCGGTGGTGCGGCAGTGGGGCTTTGCCGATCAGATGGCATCAGGCTATCTGGTTAATGCGCGGTTGCGCGCCGCGCGCGGCGACCTGCCCGGCGCGCTCTTGACGCTCAATGACGCGCACCTGGTCGCCATCGAATGTGGCCTTGACCGGATGCGCGCATTCATCGTGGCAGAGGAGGTGAGGCTGCTGGTCAGGGCTGGGCAGATTGAAGACGCGGAGCGCCATTTCCTGGCGGGCGATCCGCAAATGGACGGTGAACCCATCCCGACATTGCGTCCAACGCGTAGAAACGAAAGCATCGCCATCGCCTGGCTGCGGATCGAAATGCAGCGCCATCGGCTCATCCGCGCCCGCAAGGTTGCTTACCGCTGGCTGGAATTCGTCAAGCGCGCTGGAGCGGTGCGCTCTGCCGTCACCTTCGAATTGCTGCTGGCAGAGATTGCCGTGTTGCAGGGCAACCGGTCCGAGGCGCGGCGGGCTGTTCGCGCGGCGGTGGAAATGGCCGAACCGGCGGGTTGGGTGCGTACCTTCATCGATGAAGGCGAAGTGATTTCCTCATTGCTGACCGAAGCTTATTCCCATGGGCCTGAACTCGAAACACCGGCTGATCGCTTTGCGGTTCGTCTCGTTTCGATGATGCGGAGCGCGCCGCAGATCGAAAGTGATGAGGACGATGAGGATGATTTTGGCCTTAGCGGTCGCCTGGCCAATCGCGAGGTCGATATCCTCACCATGGTCAGCGGCGGATTGCGCAACAGGGAGATCGGCGACCGGCTGGGGCTGACCGAAGGCACGGTCAAATGGTATATGCAGCAGATATACGACAAGCTGGGTGTGCGTCGTCGTCCCCAGGCCGTTCTGCGGGCGCGCCAACTCGGCATCCTGCCCTGA
- a CDS encoding quinone oxidoreductase family protein has product MKALYLEQIAGPESVVVTDVETPVPGVGEVRVAVKAASINHRELFITDGQYPGMVVPVTLGCDGAGVVDMIGEGVSGVSEGDEVVLYPARNWGPDRHAPGADFGLLGMPFAGTIAEYICVPAENLAPKPAFMSFEEAGAMPLTALTSWRALMFKGKLQAGETVLISGVGGGVATFGLAFAVAKGANVYVTGESQEVIDRAIAMGAKGGLLYTDPDWRKQVGKLTGGIDVVLDGAPAPSFANYVRAINPGARIVIYGSTAGNEIKFNATDIFLKSASIVGSQVGDPQDFQEMLAFAGEHKIKPVIEATYPLAQAKEALLHLRDSHKFGKVVVTM; this is encoded by the coding sequence ATGAAGGCCCTGTATCTCGAGCAGATCGCTGGCCCCGAATCCGTCGTGGTAACGGATGTCGAAACGCCGGTCCCTGGCGTCGGCGAAGTCCGGGTCGCCGTGAAGGCTGCGTCGATCAATCACCGCGAATTGTTCATTACCGATGGTCAATATCCCGGCATGGTCGTTCCGGTTACGCTCGGCTGCGATGGCGCGGGTGTCGTCGACATGATCGGTGAAGGGGTATCCGGGGTTAGCGAAGGGGACGAGGTCGTCCTCTACCCTGCGCGCAACTGGGGACCAGATCGCCACGCCCCTGGTGCCGACTTCGGCCTGCTGGGCATGCCCTTTGCCGGGACGATCGCAGAATATATCTGCGTTCCGGCCGAAAATCTGGCACCCAAGCCCGCTTTCATGAGCTTCGAGGAAGCCGGGGCCATGCCACTCACGGCACTGACATCCTGGCGCGCCTTGATGTTCAAGGGCAAATTGCAAGCTGGCGAAACCGTGCTGATCAGCGGCGTCGGCGGCGGCGTCGCCACTTTCGGCCTCGCCTTCGCGGTCGCCAAGGGCGCCAATGTCTATGTGACCGGCGAAAGCCAGGAAGTGATCGATCGGGCGATCGCCATGGGGGCCAAGGGTGGGTTGCTCTATACCGACCCCGACTGGCGCAAGCAGGTCGGCAAGCTGACGGGCGGCATTGACGTCGTGCTGGATGGCGCCCCTGCGCCGAGCTTCGCCAACTATGTGCGCGCCATCAATCCCGGCGCACGCATCGTCATCTACGGATCGACAGCCGGCAACGAGATCAAGTTCAACGCCACCGACATTTTCCTGAAAAGCGCGAGCATCGTCGGCAGTCAGGTCGGCGATCCGCAGGATTTCCAGGAGATGCTGGCGTTTGCCGGCGAGCACAAGATCAAGCCGGTGATCGAAGCCACCTATCCGTTGGCACAGGCCAAGGAAGCATTACTCCACCTGCGCGACAGCCACAAATTCGGTAAAGTCGTGGTGACGATGTGA